The Elaeis guineensis isolate ETL-2024a chromosome 3, EG11, whole genome shotgun sequence region TGTCACGATGAATGATCTTAGGATggcctgaaaataaaaataatctccGGTAAGAACATGGATCACAATGAAGAGGGGAAACTTGTATATAAAATTAAACttcatcaaatttgaaattttatgagTAACAATGAACAAGAGAAACTCACAATCCTCATGAAGATAAGCCAATCCCTTTGCAGAACCCAATGCAATTTTTAATCTTGTGGGCCAATCCATTGTTGGTTGACCTTTCCCggaaaaacaaaaacaacaaaACACTATTTGTTAGAAAAAAATGTGTAAATGGTAAAACTGATTCATCAAAGAGTAAAACAGGCATTTGATGGCATATGTAAAAAGTGGACATCCAAAATTGTATGAAATAATGAATGAATGATAGGGTGAAAAAGAGTGTCCGACACATTCAAAGATAACAGGCCAACAGCAATAGATAGATCAGATAATAATGGTTGTAAAACTTGgataattttgattcaagatgATATACAAGTCATTGGAGTACCAATAGATCTCCTAGTTAACTGCTATACATTGTTGATCGTGATTCACATTTGAAATATATCGGTGAAGCAAGCTCATGGCATACAAGGTTTGGAGATCCATTTTTACCTTTGATAACACTTCCATGAACATGACatgttttctcttctttttctttggctaaaaaaattcataaaacaaAACACAAATAGGATATTATAATAACCATTCTACATAAATATAAAACCAAAAATCCCCTTAATTACTTTCATGCCAGTGAACATGATGGTTTAGGCTAATGAAATGTAAAATAGTTGATTTCTTAATTAGCATAACAGAGCTAGCCATCAAAGAGAATTAAGGAGATATAAGAGTAGACATCATTGTCAAGTGATCTGGAGAAGGGATGTAAGAGACCCAAGATCATCAGGAGTCCTAGATAAACATTATAGGTAATTTACCACAGACTAATAAAAATCAATTCATACAGAAAAACATGTCGAGTCCATCCTCTAATTATCTCAAACAAACTTCTTTGAACACATGCTTCCGCTGCACTGCAATAGTAAAGGGCAACCAAGACCACTAGTGTAATTCTTTACTTAAAATTTCTATATCATACAAACATTCCAATTTATCTTAAGCACCCATGGCTGGCTTCAAATTGATAGGATGATGCCTTTTGGTTGTTACTTATTCTAGAAAGCTGTTCAACAGGGAGAATAGGAAAATTAAGTAAGGAAAAATGTGGGGGTAAAAATAAAGTTCTAAAGGTTTTCCATGCAAATGGAACTCCAATGTATTGTTTTTTTCTACTTATTCAAGGAAACTGTTCAAATGAGGCAATGGgaaaacaaataaagaaaaacgTTCCTTTACAATTAAAGTTATAAAGGTTTACCATGCAAATGGAACTCCAATGTACTGTTGGGAACAAATTCATAAACAAGCAACCTCCTGCCTCCAGCAATACAGTATCCAACAAGTGAAACTAGATGTTTGTGATGCACACGACTGATAATTTCAACCTCTGCCTGGAATTCACGCTCACCCTGTCCACTCCCAGATTTCAATTGTTTGACTGCAATTTCTTTACCATTTGGGAGCACTCCTCTGTGCACATATCCAAAACCACCTTGCCCAAGGAGATTAGCATCACAGAACCCATCTGTTGCCATTGCCAATTCTTCATATGTGAAGGTGCTCTTTGAGAAGCCAAGGGCAACACCAGGCGATGGTGGGGGCAGTGGATGCTCGGACCCAGAATAATTTGATGCAGAACCTCCACTGCTGCTGATCATAGGTGGAGGAGGCGGTGGAGGCAGAAAAGGGCTTGGTGAATGTGAAGGACGCCCAGCATACGGTGGTGGAGGAGAAGGATGTGGAGGAATTTTGACAACATGATCTGCTGGTGGGGTAGCATTGTGCTGCCAATTCTGGGGCCAATCACCATGATCATCTGGCAATAGCAAACCATTAAAGTGGATAAAAAATTGAACATGAAAGCAAAATCCAGCAATGGTGATAAAAGGCGGTAGTAATTTCACAGTACGACAGATGCATAAAAAAGGtctgctgaaaaaaaaaaaaaaggagcaagTTTTTCAACGGCAATAATATCACAAATTCACATGTCCAAAGATATTTACAAATATACGTTTCCGGCCCTCCAGTTCTCACAGAGTCTGGTTCAGGGGGGAGCTTAAAATAAGTCATTGATGTTAGGACTCGATGAAAAAGTTCGAATGCTTCTACTTGTATGTGATGTAGTGATCCATGTGGAGTATATTTCGAGGTATAGCTGATCCAGAACCCTGGTTACAAAGGATCTGACAGCAAACTCCAAACCTATCGGCCGCCTATACTTTGAATCTTCCCTAAAACGTATACAaattaaagatccattttgtctgATCACTCACCAATGGCAATGAGAAAGCCATCCATAACCTACATCCAATGCCATATTAAagtgatagatagatagatagatagataaagcGGAAAAGCAGACGATCCAGAAACAAACAAATTGCAGTTCTTTGACCccagaaaaggggaaaaaaaaccaattatgtttaaaaaaaaaaaattacattccaCGACATTGTCCAAGAATCGgttcttgaaaagaaaaaaatattccaaaaccCTATTCGTAGCGACCAGACATCACTTTCGACTCAAGAGATTTCCAAGAATGCGAAATAAAACCGAATAAAGCAAGGGGAAAaaccttttttttcctctctttttgcaGAGGtttcagagcaagaaaattagaTCAAACCTTTCCGTGGCGGAGCGGGCGGCGAAGGATCGCCGTAGTAGTGCGGCCGAGGACGGCGCTTCTTGTTCCAGAAGCAGACACAGAGAAGGCCCAGCACCAGCAGAAAAAACACTGCGCCCGCACACACCCCGACGATGAGCGCCGTCGACATGGAGCCGTTGGCCGAGGGAGGAGACGAGGAAGGAGGAGTCTTCCTGGAGGGCGGAGAAGGAGAGCTAGGCGGCGGCGACGGTTTCACCACGGGCGGAGGGGAGGAACCAGGCGGGCTGGGCGAAGGGGGCGGGTTGGAGGCGGTGGGGGGAGAGGGAGCGGGGACGGAGGCGGGGGAAGGGGCGGGGGGCGAGGTGGAGGGAGGAGGGGTGGTGGAGTTGTCGGACGGCGGCGGGGCGGGGGGGTTTGCCGGCGGGGGGGCGGGCACTGGGGCCGGAGGGGAAGGGGGGGAGTTGGGCGCTGGGGCGGCGCCGGGGGAAGGCGAGGAAGACATCGTGCGGATTGCCGGCGACCTTCTTTCCCCTTTCTACTCTTCTTATATGTCGTCGTTTGCTGGCCACTGTGATATTTTTCGTTTGCTTTTAAGCGCTCGCTCCGTTTTTCTGTGGGAGCAGTAAGGTAATTAGGATTAGCAGCATAATGTTGGGGGATTAAGAGTGGGGGAACAGGGGAACGCTTTCAGGCTGGGAGAGAAGGAGAGCAGGGCAAGGCAAGTGCCAGCCAGGACGGCGGTGTCAACACGGTCCGGCCACGTCCTTGAATTCTCCTGCTAAATATGCATCCTTACCTTGTATTCTTTATGCTCTCACCTCACCTCGTATTCTATATGCAACCACGGAGTGCCGGAGTAGAGCAAAAAATATACAGAATGTTCTAATTATAACTTGCCTCTGAGATCCTTCTAGTCGGAgataatttgatataaaaaaataaattttatattaaattattatatttaatataaaaaataaaaaaattataaaaaattaaaaaattcatatatattttcgagataaaacaaatatcatgaaatattgatatttgataaatttttgataataatttatattggacaaaaaatatttcaataaaactgtatatgtaattattaaatttattttgatatatttttaaatttattggataaaaaatttttataaaaaaattaaggtaaatatgattttatgtaaaaaattatataattatagttattatataaatattatttagagatgataatattatttttatattaaaaattattttatatttaaaatatatttataaattttaccaTACATTTATATATGGTTATCTCTAattaaatatagtaatatttttaatattattttttgaaatattttttttataaattaaatataataaagattttttttttgcgatTATCTGCTGAAAAGAAATAGAGAACACATCGTTTTATCTGTTAGCTAGCTGGGAATTGTCCTTCGATGGCAATTTATATATTAGTGGCCGCGTCTTTGGGAGTTTAGAGGCTAAGATCTTCTTCTGGCCCGTTTGATTAATTAGAATTTGGTGGACGCTACTTTGGGAGAGGAGGCATGATGCGATGTGTGGCCTGCATCAAAAGGTACCGTTTAGCTCTCTtatacttcaaccgcaagcagccTCTGCATATTGCAAGGAGGAGAACCTGAAATTAGGCTTTTAAACAttgtaaatccaaaaaaatatatatatataaatcaagTCATCCAAGATGGGAGTTATGGATGCACGAGCAGCACCTCGGGCATTGCCTGACGTGGCTTGTAGCACCCAGTCTATGCATCAATTGAGCCTTCAGATGGATAAATTATTAGATGGACCAATTAAACtctgtatttttttaaaatttctatggGATCATTAGGTTTTTTTCTTATGTTGAAATTACTGTCATTTTTACTAGTTCTTATAGAAGAATTCCCACTTTCCTGAGTATGTGTTTCATGGATAACATGATGAACTCTTCTCACCCTTGTTTTGATCTTCAATAGTTTAAATACAATTGGAGGGGTGGGGGATGATATGGCGAGTGACTATTGGACCAGTTCGTTGAATCTGGtccatgtaataatttttttcctaAGGTGGCATCGAGCGACATTGGCAAGTTAATTAAAATGGTACAGCTAAGTTGcatttttattatttgagatataacTATCCAGATGTGTACTTTCTATGTGTGGCCTATACAAAATACGATCACTAGTGAGTGTTGCATATGTCCTGTTTTAGGAGTTCAAGTTTATTATCATGATGCcctatttaaattttgattttataattttGTTATGTACATTATTTCCATGTTTCCATATTTTCCAATTATATATTGATTGCAGATCAGTCAAAATAGCAATATATATTTCAGATCATGAATGTAATCAAACAATAATAGAATTTGATTTCACCATAAATAGGAGTAAAGATTATTTATACAAAAGGTTGGTGGAGTCACTTTGTATGTAAATGTGCCAGACATATCCAACTCAAGGTTACCATTGGTAAGGAACAATGGCTCGAGCTAAAATGCATGGTGTTCAtgcattaaaatattaatatgggATAGATGCGAAATAAAAGTGAAAGGATATGATTGAAGATAGCAGCAAAACCTAAGAgcttcactaacacttgataagTAACCAGCCCAACATCCTCAATCCATCATAGCCCTTCCCAGATACAAAAGATGTCTTCAAATTGGAACATAAATAATACTCATTGTGCAACCTCCATGCACTTAATTATTTGCCTATGTTTGCTTCTTTTTATatatgtgtaaaaaaaaaaaaaaaggtagtggGATTGAGGAGCGCTTCAATATTGCCACTCCACTGATTCAAACAAATTCTTTTTGACATCTCTTATTTGCCGAATTTAGTTTTAGGTGAGGTTCCTAATTAAGGCCACATGCCAGTGCAAATACATGCAGAGAGCCATCCCCTTCCCTGGTGAATTAATCTTGATTAGCTCCACCTATGTTGCAATACAACTTGAAGTCATCAATTAATAAGAAATTATTGCAAAATAAGTCTATAGGGTCATTATAGTATCGTGATATTAGTAGAATCTATATCACTTGAGCTCCATATTTCTCATCTCAATATTTACCTGGTCATATGCTTGGCAGGCGCCATGCTTTAGCAAAATAATATTTAACCATGTAATGGGGATAAATATGCCATACAATACAAAGTCCCATGATTTGTACGCATAAACAGGTCAGATAGGGTTTCTTTGTTCAACACAAAagtatttaaatataatatataaaaataataataaaatatcatgttTTTGTTCTATTCTATCCTAGTGTTGATAATGTGATCACAGAAGTTGCAGGATAAAATGGCAAGGGTTGAGGGTTTAGCATTTCTTATATCTTAATGGCTGGTTTTGGGTTAATTAATTGACCTAACTGATGTAACCATGGAAGAGAGTGGAAAGTAAGCGTTTACCTGCCGGGTCCATAGAAGGGGCTGTAAAGGTGTAGAATTGATATAAAAGGATCATGGTTGGTCTGAAGGGAAAAGACCCACCAGTGCTCTTGTTGTGGCCGGTGGATAGCAGACAGTAGAAGAAAGCATTCCTTTCCTTCTTATTGAGGACATTCCCCACATCCAACGCTAAAGATGAAGCACCTGCATATATTCTTTGCTAGAGATCCCTACTATGCTCACATAGCTCTTGAACCTTTTTACTTTGTTCTGCATGGCAATAATTGTTGATTGCATGTGCCCTTAATGACACAAGGGAAAAGCCAATCATAATTAAACCAACCACCAGTGCTCCTATGGACTAGACTCGGTAATTCATAATTCACAACAATAAGTAGAAAGTCTGATAGTGCCATGCTCAAGTGAATGCAGAAAAACTCCGCACTCATCTTGGAAACTCATAGAAGTTCTACTCTTCGATTTAGAAAGAGTATTGCTATCAATCACTTGATGATAATCACCATCCGGTTCTTTGAGGACTCGGCATGCAGCCGAAGATTGGTGCCAAACGTGGTAGGATAAGTGGTAATATCAACCGGGCTTTGCCCGTGCTCAATCAATTATCGGCTTCCACATCCCTCGGTGAATAAAGTGGTGATTGTGGCAGGTGATCCATAGCTTTACCATTTAGAAAATAAGCAACAATTTTCACATGAGGAGATAGAGCAAGCCAAAATAATAAATCTCTAGAAAATTTTGAGAACCTTTTTTTATTTGTTATAGCATCTCgcatatttgaaatttttttacccATGAATTAAATAAGAAGAAAATTGCTTACTTCAACTATATGTTATTGTATTTTATATTGATCTATACTTTAGGATTAGCTAAAAATTTGATCTATATTTATTTCGAAATATTTAGATCAAGATCGATATTCTAAAACTATAAATTATATGATTTGCACTATACTTTTGTTCACTGAATATATTATTACCGTTCATTTTTTTTATCAACTTGGTGCCTGGGCAAGAAACCTGCAAAACATGTAATTTTGGTTTCTAACAAATTTAAATATTGCGGATCATAATCAACatttctgatttttattttcaatgatcATTGCGAAACTACCATCAGCATTAATTGGCATCACTCATTGCAATGGTTCCTTCTAAAGAAATTAGCTGGAGAGTATGTACTAATTCTTGCTTCTTCGTGTAGATATATATCTCCAGCACAAATCTGGTCcgaaagatttgaaataaaatgaccaggaaaaaaagcgaagggaactacCAGCGCTGGGGCGTCCGGTCAGTTGAAAACGAATATTAACCAACCGGTCTGTAAAACATCCTTATTCTCGTAACATAAACATGTACACATCATTAGCTTATCTCTGAGGCGCGTTTCCGCGTATTTTTCTCCGGCAATCAAGCGCACATCCGCCCGCGAAACTGATGACTAATTCTCCGTCTCTGGCAGAAAAGTTTAttgtattttttctaccatgttcaCGTCACGTGCCCAAGCTGTTAATTGGTTGGAAGGTGATCGCGGGCCCCATCGACAGGGCCATCCAAATGAGTCAGCACGCTCAGCCACAACGTTTTAAACTTCCAAACGGAAGTGACGGGTAGAATCCGGTGCATTAAGAATAAAATACATACACGTGGGAACCACCAGCGCCTACAAGGAAACTAGCCGTTGCATCCTTGCCGTGACCGTCCGAGTACGGCCAGAGAACAAGTGGTAGTTTACCCGAAGGCCGTTGTGCGCAGGAATTCGAAGATGGCACTCAATGGGCCAAAACTATCATGCTTTTCTTCTAAGTTCTAAGCTTGTTAAATGAATGACACGTATGTGATGAaggatttttttcaaaatgactGAGGGACGGATTGCCATTTGCAAGCGCTGCACGGCGTGGATGAGGTCGCATGAGACGCGCTACTCATGCATCAGCAGTTGCACTTGTTAATATATAATTGGCAGGATTAGCAAAGATACAATCTCaccggcaaaaaaaaaaaaaaaaagggtcacaGAACACTCGTCACCTTCTCATTGGAGTTGTTATAAAGCAGGCATTCAGTGAGAAGCCTGGTGGTGGAGAGtttataatttttcatataataCTATTAGATTTAGTATTTctattaaaattatgaaaaaaagttttGCATCATGCCGTCGAGAAAGGTGGCCCCAAATCAAGGGCCTGGTACCATTCACGCATAATGGTATCATCATATAAACCACAAAGTAACAATCCCCTTGTGCTATattgcatatttatttattttttttcctgaTATCATAGTTACacgcataatttttttttgataaaatgtaAATCATAGAAATTTAATCATTTGCTAGTTAGTTTTAATTAATGCATGGAATAAGAAATCCCAAGTAGCTATCTATCTAGTGCCGCCCGATTGATGGAGATGAGAGCATGATAGATTTCTACAGCTAGTTCTAGTTATTCTATATCCTATGTGCACCATATGATCGTACGCATAATCAATCATAATTATTTGTTTCTATAAGCTTCGTTCATCAAATGCTCATCTCGATCTATTATTGTAGAAAATAATTTCTCCCAAATCCATCATAAATTTGGAACTTAACTGCCTGCGCCAGATGTCCGTTAGGTGCTAATGGTTAGGACAAAGGAAGCTTCAAATGATTCGATGTTGCGGTCCTAAATTGAATTGTTTTGAGAATGGtagttgttgggatataccgactgaccctacTGTCGACACACCAGTGCCGACCCATCCTCTACACCGACTCTACTACGGGCCCGACCGACTTCGCCCGACGGACTTCACCCGACCGACAGTGGGCAACACCGACAGTGACTACCGATCGTGTCCGACTGGAGTGGATCGGCCTAACGGGCCAACGTCGCCTCTGATCACCTGAGGGCCGATCCCCCGTGACCGACTTCCTATCGGGTGGGACACCACCGACTAACCATCGGTTTGAATACCTGACGCCCCACCTCTACAGGTCCTTCTAGATGCCGAATGAGCGGTACGGGCTGCAGTCCTATCAGGCAAACGCCGTACGAACGCCAGGAGGCATTCCCCTGTCAGGAaacctggggcgctgtcctgccaaggacgcgaattaattcctaggacctgtcaactcgtcaacgacgtgaccacctccgacgatttgacaactctccagttgtctacgtCACCCACGGCGAGGTCATACCACCTCCCACTATAAATCgggaaaggcaacagtgctaaagaggtcccttcgaaaactCTCGGGCtggccccccctctctctctctcgttgagctccctcttttcttttcactgttgcctagtctcctctctgacttgaccatcggagggtccccgccggagccgcctccggtcagtgtggattttcttttgcaagcgctcgtttccggcgaccaggcgacgaggggattggccgcaacagattagcGCGTCAGGTAAGGGTATGTGTGCAGTAACTACCGTAAACACACGATCGACAGCATCAGGGATCGTAGCCCCCACGAAACTCGAGatgacaaagataagagctcagcgatcgagaatcactggatcggcgaggcgctcttcccatcgggaagaggcctctcctccaccctctatggcggagcctagctctccgcatcccgcagtgaccacggaggcgcagatcacggcaatcgtgcggcagatgaccgtgctgacagacgcggtcaaaaACTTTCAACAGCATCCGGTCCGGCAGCCGCCTTCACCGGCCGAGCAACCGGCGGCGcgcccgatgccctccaggagcaaccGCCGACGACCGCACCGATCTCCGTCGCCCCCTCCGGAGCACTTGTCACAGtactcccaccgagaggaggaggggcgtccGCGACGTGACAACCGTCGGTCTCGACAGCCATTTCCTttccagctggagcgagcgaggaaggagaagcagcCGCGAACACCATCTGCTTCCCTCTCGGAttcgtcgggagactccacccctggggtctctcagcatcgacggaccgacgactacgaacgcaggttcgaggaaatcgaccgtcggcttgcccagttgcaggtggacgggcagaagtcctcgaacgacgttgacttccagaccgtccaacctctctcccgactcatccttgacgaaccgatccccagtcggttcaagatgccgcacgtggagccttacgacggctccgccgacccaatcgaccacctgaagagttacaaagctctcatgacgatccaaggggcaacgacgctctcctttgcatcggcttccccgccacgctccgcaaagctgccagggcctggtactccgatcttcgatcggaaagtatccactccttcggacagcttgagcactccttcgtggcccacttcagcaccagccagaAGCCGCCACGAACATCGGAcaaccttttctccctcaaacaagaagaaaatgagacgctctgacacttcgtggtgtgattcaatgcggccacgcttgaggttcgggacctcaacgaagacatggccatctcggccatgaagcgtTGGTTGAGGGcttcccgattcacctactccttGGACAAAAtcctcccccgaacgtacgctgAATTGCTGGAGCACGCATATAAGTACATGcacgcggatgaaggagcttccgaccggtatCTGGCCGagcccaagggcccgaaggagaagcggaggaggggtcgggaccctgctgtgcctaacaggcccccgaccgacagtcgggtctcacccccacgaCGGAACCAGAGGTCACCCCGACGACGGagcccaaggccgacacgccccaggtacgactcctaAACTCCTCTcttcgctcctcgtgcgcagattttgatggagatcgagggcgaagagtacctgcgacggtctccacctctgaaggcaaagggcctcgaccggggccacggccacaataccgagcaatgcatccagcttaaggatgaaatTGAGGCCCTCATACGTCGGGGATACCTCGACAAGTTTCGGAGAAATCCGCTGACCCGGCCCGTTGCCAAtcaacgaccccagccgactgaagaagcggcgaataaccgacctacggccggggtcatcaatatgatttccaaacgactagGCCCGAGGATGTCTGCTGGAGGagagccgacgaagaagccacgCTCGGACGATGTAAtcacttttacagaagaagatgttcggggcatccaaactccccatgatgacgctattgttgtctcggcaacaatagcaaattatgatgtaaaaagaatctttgtagataatggaagttcaacgaatgttctgttttactcgaccttctcccggatgcgactgtcgaccgaccgactcaagagagtctctacgcccctgataGGCTTCGCCGGAGGtgctgtcacggtggaaggagaagtCACTCTGTCCATGACGGCTAgcaccgaaccacgataaagcataGTCCATCTGACCTTTGCGGTTGTCCAACTAccctcggcctacaatgccatacttggaagatccggactaaacaccctcaaggcgatagtttcgacgtatcatctcctggttcggttTCTGATCAAAAATGacgtcggggagatgcgcggagatcaacacctCGCCCGACGTtgctttcagatctctgctcaaagcgacAAATCGAAGGGCCCCCTaacggtcgacaagctggacccaaggaaagaagaagagcGGAGCGagccggccgaacagctcgttcccatcgCGATAACGGGAAACCCCGACCGAAAggtgtgggtcgggtctcaattacccgaccccgagcgacgacatttggcggagctgctgaaggcaAATACCGACGTATTCGCCTGGTCGGCGGTGGATATGCCGGAAATTCCCCCGGAGATgatgacacaccgactcaacatcgatccagcAATGAGGTCGGTAAGGCAGATGGAAAGATCTTTTGCTACAGAAAgaagaaggccattgacgaggaggtggataagctactcgaggtgggcttcatcagagaagacacctaccccgattggctcgccaacgtcgtaatggtgaaaaaaaccaacggaaagtggaggatctgcatcgactacactgacttgaatcgggcctgtccaaaggacagctttccactttcgaagatcgaccagctggtggatgcgacatccggttatcgactgctcagcttcatggatgccttcgtggggtacaaccagatccgaatggtgcccgaagacgaggaacacaccgccttcgtgaccgccaagggcctctactgctacagagtaatgcccttcgaaCTGAAGAACGCTGGCGTCACCTACCAACAACTTGTTAACAagatctttaaagaccagatcgagcgcaacatggaagtatatgtcgacgacatgctggtgaagagtgcacGAATTTTGGATCACGTccgggatctcgaagaaaccttccgcactctacggcgacaccggatgaagctgaacccgactaagtgcgctttcggagtgacctcggggaagttccttggATTCCTCATCTCGCAATggagaatcgaggccaaccccgaaaagatcaaggccatcatcgatatgcgacatccggacaccaagaaggaggtgcagcaactcaacggaaggatcatcgcgctcaaccgattcatttctcggtcgactgagagatgcctcccgttcttcaaaaccctgcgacaagccaagcatttctcttggccggacgagtgccggcaAGCCTTTGAGGAACTGAAGAAATACCTGGCCTCTCCGCCACTCCTCGTAAGACCAGAGGTCGGGGAGATCCTGTACCTTTATCTGACTACCTCTCCGgaggcagttagttcggtgctcgtccgagagaacgagaaccGAGTTCACCAACCGATATATTATGTCAGCAAAGTGCTTCACAAAGTTGAGACTCGATACTCGAAGGCAGAGAAAATGATTTTCACTCTGGTCATTTCATCACAGCGGCTCCGTCCGTACTTCCAGGCACatgctatcgtggtcctcaccgaccaacccctgagagCAATCCTGCACCGTCCtaacacatcgggacgactgacGAAATGGGCTGTGAGACTGAGCGAATTTGACATCAAATACCGACCGCGGCCTGCTCTCAAAGCCCAGGTTCTGGTTGACTTCGTCGCTGAATGCCTGACGACCGATCGATCGTCGGAAAAAGGGAGCCCCGAGGAGGTCGGGACCTCCGAATGTGACCCCGATCCAacttgggtgttgcacatcgacggagcctccaacgctcgagggagcggggccggttttctgctcaccaactcggagggagtggtta contains the following coding sequences:
- the LOC105040810 gene encoding proline-rich receptor-like protein kinase PERK15, whose translation is MSSSPSPGAAPAPNSPPSPPAPVPAPPPANPPAPPPSDNSTTPPPSTSPPAPSPASVPAPSPPTASNPPPSPSPPGSSPPPVVKPSPPPSSPSPPSRKTPPSSSPPSANGSMSTALIVGVCAGAVFFLLVLGLLCVCFWNKKRRPRPHYYGDPSPPAPPRKDDHGDWPQNWQHNATPPADHVVKIPPHPSPPPPYAGRPSHSPSPFLPPPPPPPMISSSGGSASNYSGSEHPLPPPSPGVALGFSKSTFTYEELAMATDGFCDANLLGQGGFGYVHRGVLPNGKEIAVKQLKSGSGQGEREFQAEVEIISRVHHKHLVSLVGYCIAGGRRLLVYEFVPNSTLEFHLHGQPTMDWPTRLKIALGSAKGLAYLHEDCHPKIIHRDIKAANILLDYKFEAKVADFGLARITSDNNTHVSTRVMGTFGYLAPEYASSGKLTDRSDVFSFGVMLLELITGRRPVDANQSFMDDSLVDWARPLLTQALEDGNYDALIDSRLRNNYNPNEMARMIACAAACVRHSAKRRPRMSQVVRALEGDVSLEDLNEGIKPGHSRFFSSYSSSDYDSGQYNNNMKKFRKMALPTTQDYASSEFSAPTSEYGQNPSASSSEGQHTREMEMGKREKENIGTS